A window of Perognathus longimembris pacificus isolate PPM17 chromosome 6, ASM2315922v1, whole genome shotgun sequence contains these coding sequences:
- the Atp9a gene encoding probable phospholipid-transporting ATPase IIA isoform X2, whose translation MCLSRPRCCEWLSCCGVGEPRPRTVWLGHPEKRDQRYPRNVINNQKYNFFTFLPGVLFNQFKYFFNLYFLLLACSQFVPEMRLGALYTYWVPLGFVLAVTIIREAVEEVRCCVRDKDVNSQVYSRLTARGTVKVKSSNIQVGDLIIVEKNQRVPADMVFLRTSEKNGSCFLRTDQLDGETDWKLRLPVACTQRLPTAADLLQIRAYVYAEEPNIDIHNFVGTFNREDSDPPVSESLGMENALWAGSVVASGTVVGVVLYTGRELRSVMNTSNPRSKIGLFDLEVNCLTKILFGALVVVSLVMVALQHFAGRWYLQIVRFLLLFSNIIPISLRVNLDMGKIVYSWVIRRDSKIPGTVVRSSTIPEQLGRISYLLTDKTGTLTQNEMVFKRLHLGTVAYGLDSMDEVQSHIFSVYTQQSQEPPAPRGPAVATKVRRTMHSRVHEAVKAIALCHNVTPVYESNGVTDQAEAEKQYEDSCRVYQASSPDEVALVQWTESVGLTLVGRDQSSMQLRTPGDQILRFSILQIFPFTYESKRMGIIVRDESSGEITFYMKGADVVMAGIVQYNDWLEEECGNMAREGLRVLVVAKKSLAEEQYQDFEARYVQAKLSVYDRSLKVATVIESLEMEMELLCLTGVEDQLQADVRPTLETLRNAGIKVWMLTGDKLETATCTAKNAHLVTRNQDIHVFQLVTNRGGAHLELNAFRRKHDCALVISGDSLEVCLKYYEYEFMELACQCPAVVCCRCAPTQKAQIVRLLQERTGKLTCAVGDGGNDVSMIQEADCGVGVEGKEGKQASLAADFSITQFKHLGRLLMVHGRNSYKRSAALSQFVIHRSLCISTMQAVFSSVFYFASVPLYQGFLIIGYSTIYTMFPVFSLVLDKDVKSEVAMLYPELYKDLLKGRPLSYKTFLIWVLISIYQGSTIMYGALLLFESEFVHIVAISFTSLILTELLMVALTIQTWHWLMTVAELLSLACYIASLVFLHEFIDVYFIATLSFLWKVSVITLVSCLPLYVLKSLRRRFSPPSYSKLTS comes from the exons ATGTGTTTGTCCCGACCCAG GTGTTGTGAATGGCTGAGCTGCTGTGGCGTGGGAGAACCCAGGCCCCGCACGGTCTGGTTGGGACACCCGGAGAAGAGGGACCAGAGGTATCCTCGCAATGTCATCAACAACCAGAAGTACAACTTCTTCACCTTCCTCCCTGGG GTGCTGTTCAACCAGTTCAAGTACTTCTTCAACCTCTACTTCTTGCTTCTCGCCTGCTCGCAGTTTGTTCCTGAGATGCGACTGGGAGCGCTGTATACCTACTGGGTCCCTCTG GGCTTTGTGCTGGCCGTCACCATCATCCGGGAGGCGGTGGAGGAGGTGCGGTGCTGCGTGCGGGACAAGGACGTGAACTCGCAGGTCTACAGCCGGCTCACAGCCCGAG GAACAGTGAAGGTGAAGAGCTCCAACATCCAGGTGGGGGATCTGATCATCGTGGAGAAG AACCAGCGGGTCCCTGCCGACATGGTGTTCCTGCGGACGTCAGAGAAAAATG GGTCTTGCTTCTTGCGCACGGACCAGCTGGACGGCGAGACCGACTGGAAGCTGCGGCTCCCGGTGGCCTGCACGCAGCGGCTCCCGACCGCGGCC GACCTGCTGCAGATCCGGGCGTACGTGTACGCGGAGGAGCCGAACATCGACATTCACAACTTCGTGGGGACGTTCAACAGG GAGGACAGCGACCCCCCGGTCAGCGAGAGTCTGGGCATGGAGAACGCACTGTGGGCCGGCTCGGTGGTGGCGTCAG GGACGGTTGTGGGTGTTGTCCTTTACACGGGCCGAGAACTGCGGAGCGTCATGAACACCTCGAACCCCCGCAGTAAG ATCGGCCTGTTTGACCTGGAAGTGAACTGCCTCACGAAGATCCTCTTCGGGGCGCTGGTGGTGGTGTCCCTGGTCATGGTGGCGCTGCAGCACTTCGCGGGGCGCTGGTACCTGCAGATCGTCCgcttcctcctgctcttctccaaTATCATCCCCATCAG TTTGCGCGTGAACCTGGACATGGGCAAGATCGTGTATAGCTGGGTGATTCGCCGGGACTCAAAAATCCCGGGGACCGTGGTTCGCTccagcaccatccctgagcagcTGGGCAGGATTTCTTACTTACTCACGGATAAGACGG GAACTTTGACCCAGAATGAAATGGTTTTCAAACGGCTACACCTGGGCACAGTGGCCTACGGCCTGGACTCCATGGACGAAGTGCAGAGCCACATCTTCAGCGTTTACACCCAG caatCGCAGGAGCCGCCGGCGCCGCGGGGCCCGGCCGTGGCCACCAAGGTGCGGCGCACCATGCACAGCCGCGTGCACGAGGCGGTGAAGGCCATCGCGCTGTGCCACAACGTCACCCCGGTGTACGAGTCCAACGGCGTCACCGACCAGGCCGAGGCCGAGAAGCAGTACGAGGACTCGTGCCGCGTGTACCAGGCGTCCAGCCCAGACGAG GTGGCCCTGGTGCAGTGGACGGAGAGCGTGGGCCTGACCCTGGTGGGCCGCGACCAGTCGTCCATGCAGCTGCGGACCCCCGGCGACCAGATCCTGCGCTTCAGCATCCTGCAGATCTTCCCCTTCACCTACGAGAGCAAGCGCATGGGCATCATCGTGCGG gacGAGTCCTCTGGAGAAATCACCTTCTACATGAAGGGCGCGGACGTGGTGATGGCCGGCATCGTGCAGTACAACGactggctggaggaggag TGTGGCAACATGGCCCGGGAAGGGCTCCGGGTGCTCGTGGTGGCCAAGAAGTCGCTAGCTGAGGAGCAGTACCAGGACTTCGAG GCCCGCTACGTCCAGGCCAAGCTGAGCGTGTACGACCGCTCCCTCAAAGTGGCCACGGTGATCGAGAgcctggagatggagatggagctgCTGTGCCTGACGGGCGTGGAGGACCAGCTGCAGGCCGACGTGCGGCCCACGCTGGAGACACTGCGCAACGCGGGCATCAAG GTGTGGATGCTGACCGGGGACAAGCTGGAGACGGCCACCTGCACAGCCAAGAACGCGCATCTGGTGACCCGGAACCAAGACATCCACGTCTTCCAGCTG GTGACCAACCGCGGGGGCGCCCACCTCGAGCTGAACGCCTTCCGCAGGAAGCACGACTGCGCGCTGGTCATCTCCGGGGACTCCCTGGAG gtgtGCCTCAAATACTACGAGTACGAGTTCATGGAGCTGGCGTGCCAGTGCCCGGCCGTGGTGTGCTGCCGCTGCGCGCCCACGCAGAAGGCACAGATCGTGCGTCTGCTCCAGGAGCGCACGGGGAAGCTCACCTGCGCAGTGG GTGACGGAGGCAACGATGTGAGCATGATCCAGGAGGCCGACTGCGGCGTGGGCGTGGAGGGGAAG gaagggaagcaggcGTCGCTGGCGGCCGACTTCTCCATCACGCAGTTCAAGCACCTGGGCCGGCTGCTCATGGTGCACGGGCGCAACAGCTACAAGCGCTCGGCGGCGCTCAGCCAGTTCGTGATCCACCGGAGCCTCTGCATCAGCACCATgcag GCCGTCTTCTCCTCCGTGTTCTACTTCGCATCTGTGCCGCTCTACCAAGGCTTCCTGATCATTGG GTACTCCACCATCTACACCATGTTCCCCGTCTTCTCCCTGGTTCTGGACAAGGATGTCAAGTCAGAAGTGGCCATGCTGTACCCCGAGCTCTACAAGGACCTGCTCAAG GGACGGCCGCTGTCCTACAAGACGTTCCTCATCTGGGTTTTAATTAGCATCTACCAAG ggagcaCCATCATGTATGGGGCGCTGCTGCTGTTCGAGTCTGAGTTCGTGCACATCGTGGCCATCTCCTTCACGTCGCTCATCCTCACCGAGCTGCTCATGGTGGCGTTGACCATCCAGACGTGGCACTGGCTCATGACCGTGGCCGAGTTGCTCAGCCTGGCCTGCTACATTGCCTCCCTGGTGTTCCTCCACGAGTTCATCG ATGTGTACTTCATCGCCACCCTGTCCTTCCTGTGGAAAGTGTCGGTGATCACGCTGGTCAGCTGCCTCCCGCTCTATGTCCTCAAGTCCCTGCGACGCCGCTTCTCGCCCCCCAGCTACTCGAAGCTCACGTCCTAG
- the Atp9a gene encoding probable phospholipid-transporting ATPase IIA isoform X4: protein MRLGALYTYWVPLGFVLAVTIIREAVEEVRCCVRDKDVNSQVYSRLTARGTVKVKSSNIQVGDLIIVEKNQRVPADMVFLRTSEKNGSCFLRTDQLDGETDWKLRLPVACTQRLPTAADLLQIRAYVYAEEPNIDIHNFVGTFNREDSDPPVSESLGMENALWAGSVVASGTVVGVVLYTGRELRSVMNTSNPRSKIGLFDLEVNCLTKILFGALVVVSLVMVALQHFAGRWYLQIVRFLLLFSNIIPISLRVNLDMGKIVYSWVIRRDSKIPGTVVRSSTIPEQLGRISYLLTDKTGTLTQNEMVFKRLHLGTVAYGLDSMDEVQSHIFSVYTQQSQEPPAPRGPAVATKVRRTMHSRVHEAVKAIALCHNVTPVYESNGVTDQAEAEKQYEDSCRVYQASSPDEVALVQWTESVGLTLVGRDQSSMQLRTPGDQILRFSILQIFPFTYESKRMGIIVRDESSGEITFYMKGADVVMAGIVQYNDWLEEECGNMAREGLRVLVVAKKSLAEEQYQDFEARYVQAKLSVYDRSLKVATVIESLEMEMELLCLTGVEDQLQADVRPTLETLRNAGIKVWMLTGDKLETATCTAKNAHLVTRNQDIHVFQLVTNRGGAHLELNAFRRKHDCALVISGDSLEVCLKYYEYEFMELACQCPAVVCCRCAPTQKAQIVRLLQERTGKLTCAVGDGGNDVSMIQEADCGVGVEGKEGKQASLAADFSITQFKHLGRLLMVHGRNSYKRSAALSQFVIHRSLCISTMQAVFSSVFYFASVPLYQGFLIIGYSTIYTMFPVFSLVLDKDVKSEVAMLYPELYKDLLKGRPLSYKTFLIWVLISIYQGSTIMYGALLLFESEFVHIVAISFTSLILTELLMVALTIQTWHWLMTVAELLSLACYIASLVFLHEFIDVYFIATLSFLWKVSVITLVSCLPLYVLKSLRRRFSPPSYSKLTS, encoded by the exons ATGCGACTGGGAGCGCTGTATACCTACTGGGTCCCTCTG GGCTTTGTGCTGGCCGTCACCATCATCCGGGAGGCGGTGGAGGAGGTGCGGTGCTGCGTGCGGGACAAGGACGTGAACTCGCAGGTCTACAGCCGGCTCACAGCCCGAG GAACAGTGAAGGTGAAGAGCTCCAACATCCAGGTGGGGGATCTGATCATCGTGGAGAAG AACCAGCGGGTCCCTGCCGACATGGTGTTCCTGCGGACGTCAGAGAAAAATG GGTCTTGCTTCTTGCGCACGGACCAGCTGGACGGCGAGACCGACTGGAAGCTGCGGCTCCCGGTGGCCTGCACGCAGCGGCTCCCGACCGCGGCC GACCTGCTGCAGATCCGGGCGTACGTGTACGCGGAGGAGCCGAACATCGACATTCACAACTTCGTGGGGACGTTCAACAGG GAGGACAGCGACCCCCCGGTCAGCGAGAGTCTGGGCATGGAGAACGCACTGTGGGCCGGCTCGGTGGTGGCGTCAG GGACGGTTGTGGGTGTTGTCCTTTACACGGGCCGAGAACTGCGGAGCGTCATGAACACCTCGAACCCCCGCAGTAAG ATCGGCCTGTTTGACCTGGAAGTGAACTGCCTCACGAAGATCCTCTTCGGGGCGCTGGTGGTGGTGTCCCTGGTCATGGTGGCGCTGCAGCACTTCGCGGGGCGCTGGTACCTGCAGATCGTCCgcttcctcctgctcttctccaaTATCATCCCCATCAG TTTGCGCGTGAACCTGGACATGGGCAAGATCGTGTATAGCTGGGTGATTCGCCGGGACTCAAAAATCCCGGGGACCGTGGTTCGCTccagcaccatccctgagcagcTGGGCAGGATTTCTTACTTACTCACGGATAAGACGG GAACTTTGACCCAGAATGAAATGGTTTTCAAACGGCTACACCTGGGCACAGTGGCCTACGGCCTGGACTCCATGGACGAAGTGCAGAGCCACATCTTCAGCGTTTACACCCAG caatCGCAGGAGCCGCCGGCGCCGCGGGGCCCGGCCGTGGCCACCAAGGTGCGGCGCACCATGCACAGCCGCGTGCACGAGGCGGTGAAGGCCATCGCGCTGTGCCACAACGTCACCCCGGTGTACGAGTCCAACGGCGTCACCGACCAGGCCGAGGCCGAGAAGCAGTACGAGGACTCGTGCCGCGTGTACCAGGCGTCCAGCCCAGACGAG GTGGCCCTGGTGCAGTGGACGGAGAGCGTGGGCCTGACCCTGGTGGGCCGCGACCAGTCGTCCATGCAGCTGCGGACCCCCGGCGACCAGATCCTGCGCTTCAGCATCCTGCAGATCTTCCCCTTCACCTACGAGAGCAAGCGCATGGGCATCATCGTGCGG gacGAGTCCTCTGGAGAAATCACCTTCTACATGAAGGGCGCGGACGTGGTGATGGCCGGCATCGTGCAGTACAACGactggctggaggaggag TGTGGCAACATGGCCCGGGAAGGGCTCCGGGTGCTCGTGGTGGCCAAGAAGTCGCTAGCTGAGGAGCAGTACCAGGACTTCGAG GCCCGCTACGTCCAGGCCAAGCTGAGCGTGTACGACCGCTCCCTCAAAGTGGCCACGGTGATCGAGAgcctggagatggagatggagctgCTGTGCCTGACGGGCGTGGAGGACCAGCTGCAGGCCGACGTGCGGCCCACGCTGGAGACACTGCGCAACGCGGGCATCAAG GTGTGGATGCTGACCGGGGACAAGCTGGAGACGGCCACCTGCACAGCCAAGAACGCGCATCTGGTGACCCGGAACCAAGACATCCACGTCTTCCAGCTG GTGACCAACCGCGGGGGCGCCCACCTCGAGCTGAACGCCTTCCGCAGGAAGCACGACTGCGCGCTGGTCATCTCCGGGGACTCCCTGGAG gtgtGCCTCAAATACTACGAGTACGAGTTCATGGAGCTGGCGTGCCAGTGCCCGGCCGTGGTGTGCTGCCGCTGCGCGCCCACGCAGAAGGCACAGATCGTGCGTCTGCTCCAGGAGCGCACGGGGAAGCTCACCTGCGCAGTGG GTGACGGAGGCAACGATGTGAGCATGATCCAGGAGGCCGACTGCGGCGTGGGCGTGGAGGGGAAG gaagggaagcaggcGTCGCTGGCGGCCGACTTCTCCATCACGCAGTTCAAGCACCTGGGCCGGCTGCTCATGGTGCACGGGCGCAACAGCTACAAGCGCTCGGCGGCGCTCAGCCAGTTCGTGATCCACCGGAGCCTCTGCATCAGCACCATgcag GCCGTCTTCTCCTCCGTGTTCTACTTCGCATCTGTGCCGCTCTACCAAGGCTTCCTGATCATTGG GTACTCCACCATCTACACCATGTTCCCCGTCTTCTCCCTGGTTCTGGACAAGGATGTCAAGTCAGAAGTGGCCATGCTGTACCCCGAGCTCTACAAGGACCTGCTCAAG GGACGGCCGCTGTCCTACAAGACGTTCCTCATCTGGGTTTTAATTAGCATCTACCAAG ggagcaCCATCATGTATGGGGCGCTGCTGCTGTTCGAGTCTGAGTTCGTGCACATCGTGGCCATCTCCTTCACGTCGCTCATCCTCACCGAGCTGCTCATGGTGGCGTTGACCATCCAGACGTGGCACTGGCTCATGACCGTGGCCGAGTTGCTCAGCCTGGCCTGCTACATTGCCTCCCTGGTGTTCCTCCACGAGTTCATCG ATGTGTACTTCATCGCCACCCTGTCCTTCCTGTGGAAAGTGTCGGTGATCACGCTGGTCAGCTGCCTCCCGCTCTATGTCCTCAAGTCCCTGCGACGCCGCTTCTCGCCCCCCAGCTACTCGAAGCTCACGTCCTAG
- the Atp9a gene encoding probable phospholipid-transporting ATPase IIA isoform X1: protein MVRPCPSVGPRGRLRAWPGARDLAPSLRARPARCRRLLPRGGAGPTGGGGAEAGPGGGPGGAGGAAAKAGGAADMTDNIPLQPVRQKKRMDGRPRAGCCEWLSCCGVGEPRPRTVWLGHPEKRDQRYPRNVINNQKYNFFTFLPGVLFNQFKYFFNLYFLLLACSQFVPEMRLGALYTYWVPLGFVLAVTIIREAVEEVRCCVRDKDVNSQVYSRLTARGTVKVKSSNIQVGDLIIVEKNQRVPADMVFLRTSEKNGSCFLRTDQLDGETDWKLRLPVACTQRLPTAADLLQIRAYVYAEEPNIDIHNFVGTFNREDSDPPVSESLGMENALWAGSVVASGTVVGVVLYTGRELRSVMNTSNPRSKIGLFDLEVNCLTKILFGALVVVSLVMVALQHFAGRWYLQIVRFLLLFSNIIPISLRVNLDMGKIVYSWVIRRDSKIPGTVVRSSTIPEQLGRISYLLTDKTGTLTQNEMVFKRLHLGTVAYGLDSMDEVQSHIFSVYTQQSQEPPAPRGPAVATKVRRTMHSRVHEAVKAIALCHNVTPVYESNGVTDQAEAEKQYEDSCRVYQASSPDEVALVQWTESVGLTLVGRDQSSMQLRTPGDQILRFSILQIFPFTYESKRMGIIVRDESSGEITFYMKGADVVMAGIVQYNDWLEEECGNMAREGLRVLVVAKKSLAEEQYQDFEARYVQAKLSVYDRSLKVATVIESLEMEMELLCLTGVEDQLQADVRPTLETLRNAGIKVWMLTGDKLETATCTAKNAHLVTRNQDIHVFQLVTNRGGAHLELNAFRRKHDCALVISGDSLEVCLKYYEYEFMELACQCPAVVCCRCAPTQKAQIVRLLQERTGKLTCAVGDGGNDVSMIQEADCGVGVEGKEGKQASLAADFSITQFKHLGRLLMVHGRNSYKRSAALSQFVIHRSLCISTMQAVFSSVFYFASVPLYQGFLIIGYSTIYTMFPVFSLVLDKDVKSEVAMLYPELYKDLLKGRPLSYKTFLIWVLISIYQGSTIMYGALLLFESEFVHIVAISFTSLILTELLMVALTIQTWHWLMTVAELLSLACYIASLVFLHEFIDVYFIATLSFLWKVSVITLVSCLPLYVLKSLRRRFSPPSYSKLTS from the exons GTGTTGTGAATGGCTGAGCTGCTGTGGCGTGGGAGAACCCAGGCCCCGCACGGTCTGGTTGGGACACCCGGAGAAGAGGGACCAGAGGTATCCTCGCAATGTCATCAACAACCAGAAGTACAACTTCTTCACCTTCCTCCCTGGG GTGCTGTTCAACCAGTTCAAGTACTTCTTCAACCTCTACTTCTTGCTTCTCGCCTGCTCGCAGTTTGTTCCTGAGATGCGACTGGGAGCGCTGTATACCTACTGGGTCCCTCTG GGCTTTGTGCTGGCCGTCACCATCATCCGGGAGGCGGTGGAGGAGGTGCGGTGCTGCGTGCGGGACAAGGACGTGAACTCGCAGGTCTACAGCCGGCTCACAGCCCGAG GAACAGTGAAGGTGAAGAGCTCCAACATCCAGGTGGGGGATCTGATCATCGTGGAGAAG AACCAGCGGGTCCCTGCCGACATGGTGTTCCTGCGGACGTCAGAGAAAAATG GGTCTTGCTTCTTGCGCACGGACCAGCTGGACGGCGAGACCGACTGGAAGCTGCGGCTCCCGGTGGCCTGCACGCAGCGGCTCCCGACCGCGGCC GACCTGCTGCAGATCCGGGCGTACGTGTACGCGGAGGAGCCGAACATCGACATTCACAACTTCGTGGGGACGTTCAACAGG GAGGACAGCGACCCCCCGGTCAGCGAGAGTCTGGGCATGGAGAACGCACTGTGGGCCGGCTCGGTGGTGGCGTCAG GGACGGTTGTGGGTGTTGTCCTTTACACGGGCCGAGAACTGCGGAGCGTCATGAACACCTCGAACCCCCGCAGTAAG ATCGGCCTGTTTGACCTGGAAGTGAACTGCCTCACGAAGATCCTCTTCGGGGCGCTGGTGGTGGTGTCCCTGGTCATGGTGGCGCTGCAGCACTTCGCGGGGCGCTGGTACCTGCAGATCGTCCgcttcctcctgctcttctccaaTATCATCCCCATCAG TTTGCGCGTGAACCTGGACATGGGCAAGATCGTGTATAGCTGGGTGATTCGCCGGGACTCAAAAATCCCGGGGACCGTGGTTCGCTccagcaccatccctgagcagcTGGGCAGGATTTCTTACTTACTCACGGATAAGACGG GAACTTTGACCCAGAATGAAATGGTTTTCAAACGGCTACACCTGGGCACAGTGGCCTACGGCCTGGACTCCATGGACGAAGTGCAGAGCCACATCTTCAGCGTTTACACCCAG caatCGCAGGAGCCGCCGGCGCCGCGGGGCCCGGCCGTGGCCACCAAGGTGCGGCGCACCATGCACAGCCGCGTGCACGAGGCGGTGAAGGCCATCGCGCTGTGCCACAACGTCACCCCGGTGTACGAGTCCAACGGCGTCACCGACCAGGCCGAGGCCGAGAAGCAGTACGAGGACTCGTGCCGCGTGTACCAGGCGTCCAGCCCAGACGAG GTGGCCCTGGTGCAGTGGACGGAGAGCGTGGGCCTGACCCTGGTGGGCCGCGACCAGTCGTCCATGCAGCTGCGGACCCCCGGCGACCAGATCCTGCGCTTCAGCATCCTGCAGATCTTCCCCTTCACCTACGAGAGCAAGCGCATGGGCATCATCGTGCGG gacGAGTCCTCTGGAGAAATCACCTTCTACATGAAGGGCGCGGACGTGGTGATGGCCGGCATCGTGCAGTACAACGactggctggaggaggag TGTGGCAACATGGCCCGGGAAGGGCTCCGGGTGCTCGTGGTGGCCAAGAAGTCGCTAGCTGAGGAGCAGTACCAGGACTTCGAG GCCCGCTACGTCCAGGCCAAGCTGAGCGTGTACGACCGCTCCCTCAAAGTGGCCACGGTGATCGAGAgcctggagatggagatggagctgCTGTGCCTGACGGGCGTGGAGGACCAGCTGCAGGCCGACGTGCGGCCCACGCTGGAGACACTGCGCAACGCGGGCATCAAG GTGTGGATGCTGACCGGGGACAAGCTGGAGACGGCCACCTGCACAGCCAAGAACGCGCATCTGGTGACCCGGAACCAAGACATCCACGTCTTCCAGCTG GTGACCAACCGCGGGGGCGCCCACCTCGAGCTGAACGCCTTCCGCAGGAAGCACGACTGCGCGCTGGTCATCTCCGGGGACTCCCTGGAG gtgtGCCTCAAATACTACGAGTACGAGTTCATGGAGCTGGCGTGCCAGTGCCCGGCCGTGGTGTGCTGCCGCTGCGCGCCCACGCAGAAGGCACAGATCGTGCGTCTGCTCCAGGAGCGCACGGGGAAGCTCACCTGCGCAGTGG GTGACGGAGGCAACGATGTGAGCATGATCCAGGAGGCCGACTGCGGCGTGGGCGTGGAGGGGAAG gaagggaagcaggcGTCGCTGGCGGCCGACTTCTCCATCACGCAGTTCAAGCACCTGGGCCGGCTGCTCATGGTGCACGGGCGCAACAGCTACAAGCGCTCGGCGGCGCTCAGCCAGTTCGTGATCCACCGGAGCCTCTGCATCAGCACCATgcag GCCGTCTTCTCCTCCGTGTTCTACTTCGCATCTGTGCCGCTCTACCAAGGCTTCCTGATCATTGG GTACTCCACCATCTACACCATGTTCCCCGTCTTCTCCCTGGTTCTGGACAAGGATGTCAAGTCAGAAGTGGCCATGCTGTACCCCGAGCTCTACAAGGACCTGCTCAAG GGACGGCCGCTGTCCTACAAGACGTTCCTCATCTGGGTTTTAATTAGCATCTACCAAG ggagcaCCATCATGTATGGGGCGCTGCTGCTGTTCGAGTCTGAGTTCGTGCACATCGTGGCCATCTCCTTCACGTCGCTCATCCTCACCGAGCTGCTCATGGTGGCGTTGACCATCCAGACGTGGCACTGGCTCATGACCGTGGCCGAGTTGCTCAGCCTGGCCTGCTACATTGCCTCCCTGGTGTTCCTCCACGAGTTCATCG ATGTGTACTTCATCGCCACCCTGTCCTTCCTGTGGAAAGTGTCGGTGATCACGCTGGTCAGCTGCCTCCCGCTCTATGTCCTCAAGTCCCTGCGACGCCGCTTCTCGCCCCCCAGCTACTCGAAGCTCACGTCCTAG